In Capsicum annuum cultivar UCD-10X-F1 chromosome 7, UCD10Xv1.1, whole genome shotgun sequence, one genomic interval encodes:
- the LOC107878714 gene encoding ubiquitin carboxyl-terminal hydrolase 14, with protein sequence MELLRSNLSRVRIPEPTTRIYKHECCISFDTPKSKGGLFVDMSTFLAFGRDYVGWNYEKTGNPVYLHITQTKKADGEDRPSKKPTLLAIGLDGGFDNNEPQYEEVCEIVILPDNVTLPFPSVELPEKVRLAVDTILLAEGAERKEQLASWTADKKLVSKYATELQQLDNGVAVPPVGWKCAKCDKTENLWLNLTDGTILCGRKNWDGTGGNDHAVNHYRETGYPLAVKLGTVTADLDGADVFSYPEDESVIDPLLAQHLAHFGIDFSSLQKTEMTTAERELDQNINYDWNRIQETSEDVEPLFGPGYTGLVNLGNSCYLAATMQVMFSTRSFCSRYHVDQCLKEAFSKAPADPTVDLNMQLTKLAHGLLSGKYSAPVLEKDNTANAANSQKQDGIRPRMFKSVIAASHPEFSTMRQQDALEFFLHFIDQVERINSGTPDFDPSKSFKFGIEERLQCSSGKVTYNRRNDYILSLNIPLEKAVNKKELAEFQNLKSERAAGGKELSADEIVRPRVSLKDCLDCFSAPEEVHDFYSTALSARTTAIKTAGLTSFPDYLVLHMRKFVMEEGWVPKKLDVYIDVPETIDISSMRSYGIQPGEELLPESAAGDGEQSIKLLADEGIVAQLVSMGFNQLHCQKAAISTSNSGVEAAMDWLLNHMNDPDIDAPISENKQNPEIDQSIVDTLVSFGFEEKLARKALKASGGDVEKATEWIFSNPSAGTASDMDVTTSSGAAVDTLMPDGGGRYRLLGFVSHIGTSTQCGHYVAHIRKDGRWVIFNDEKVGVSKNPPMDMGYLYFFERLES encoded by the exons ATGGAGCTTCTCCGATCGAACCTTAGCCGTGTTCGGATTCCAGAGCCAACTACTCGTATCTACAAACACGAGTGCTGCATTTCCTTCGATACTCCC AAATCCAAGGGTGGGCTGTTTGTTGATATGAGTACTTTTCTTGCATTTGGAAGGGATTATGTTGGTTGGAACTATGAGAAGACTGGGAACCCAGTTTATCTGCATATAACCCAGACAAAGAAGGCAGATGGTGAAGATAGACCGTCCAAAAAACCCACTCTCTTGGCTATAG GTCTTGACGGAGGGTTTGACAACAATGAACCCCAGTACGAAGAAGTCTGTGAAATAGTTATATTGCCCGATAATGTCACTCTTCCTTTCCCATCAGTGGAATTGCCGGAAAAG GTAAGATTGGCTGTTGATACTATTTTACTAGCTGAAGGTGCTGAGAGAAAAGAGCAACTTGCTTCCTGGACTGCTGACAAGAAGCTTGTCAGTAAATATGCCACGGAGCTGCAACAGCTTGACAACGGTGTTGCTGTTCCACCTGTGGGCTGGAAATGTGCCAAATGTGATAAGACTGAGAATCTTTGGCTGAATCTAACTGATGGAACTATCCTATGCGGGAGGAAAAATTGGGATGGAACTGGTGGTAATGATCATGCTGTCAACCATTACAGAGAAACTGGTTATCCACTTGCTGTAAAGCTTGGGACCGTAACTGCCGATTTGGACGGGGCAG ATGTTTTCTCCTATCCAGAGGATGAAAGCGTTATTGACCCACTTTTAGCACAACATCTGGCACATTTTGGTATTGACTTCTCATCCTTGCAAAAG ACTGAAATGACGACTGCTGAGAGAGAACTAgatcaaaatattaattatgaTTGGAACCGGATTCAAGAAACGAGTGAGGATGTTGAACCACTTTTTGGACCTGGTTACACTGGCTTAGTCAATCTTGGCAACAG TTGCTACTTGGCTGCTACAATGCAGGTAATGTTCTCAACACGTTCCTTTTGTTCAAG ATACCACGTGGATCAATGTCTGAAAGAAGCTTTCAGCAAGGCTCCTGCTGATCCAACTGTAGACCTTAACATGCAGCT AACAAAGTTGGCTCATGGCTTGCTTTCTGGTAAATATTCGGCTCCTGTTCTGGAG AAAGATAATACTGCTAATGCTGCTAATTCACAG AAACAGGATGGTATCCGTCCTCGAATGTTCAAGTCAGTGATAGCTGCTAGTCACCCTGaattttcaacaatgagacaacAG GATGCCTTAGAGTTCTTCCTGCATTTTATTGATCAAGTAGAACGGATAAACTCTGGGACACCTGATTTTGATCCGTCGAAGAGCTTCAAGTTTGGTATTGAAGAACGCCTCCAATGTTCCTCTGGCAAAGTTACTTACAACAGAAGGAATGATTATATTCTCTCTCTTAATATTCCTTTGGAGAAGGCTGTAAATAAAA AAGAGCTAGCAGAATTCCAAAATTTAAAGTCTGAGAGAGCTGCAGGCGGAAAAGAACT ATCAGCTGATGAAATTGTTCGCCCAAGAGTGTCACTGAAGGATTGCTTAGATTGTTTTTCAGCTCCTGAGGAGGTGCATGATTTCTACAGCACAGCTTTATCGGCTAGAACAACAGCAATCAA AACTGCAGGTTTGACTTCTTTTCCAGATTATCTCGTTTTGCACATGCGGAAATTTGTTATGGAGGAAGGTTGGGTGCCAAAGAAGCTTG ATGTCTACATAGATGTCCCTGAAACCATTGACATAAGTAGCATGCGAAGTTATGGTATTCAACCAGGAGAAGAGCTGTTGCCCGAGAGTG CTGCAGGAGATGGTGAGCAGTCAATAAAGCTTCTGGCTGACGAGGGTATTGTTGCACAGCTTGTTTCGATGGGATTTAATCAACTTCATTGTCAGAAGGCTGCAATCAGTACCTCCAACAGTGGAGTAGAGGCAGCAATGGATTGGTTACTTAATCACATGAATGATCCAG ATATTGATGCTCCTATATCAGAAAACAAGCAAAATCCTGAGATTGATCAATCTATAGTTGATACACTGGTTTCCTTTGGTTTTGAAGAGAAACTTGCTCGTAAAGCCCTGAAGGCATCG GGAGGTGATGTTGAAAAAGCTACTGAATGGATATTCAGCAACCCTAGTGCTGGTACTGCATCAGACATGGATGTTACAACTAGTAGTGGAGCTGCAGTTGATACCTTGATGCCTGATGGAGGAGGAA GATACAGGCTCCTTGGATTCGTGAGCCACATAGGCACATCTACCCAGTGTGGCCATTATGTCGCTCATATTCGCAAAGATGGCCGGTGGGTGatttttaatgatgaaaaagttGGGGTCTCAAAAAATCCCCCCATGGACATGGGATACCTTTACTTTTTTGAAAGACTTGAGAGTTGA